The following coding sequences are from one Methyloceanibacter stevinii window:
- a CDS encoding DUF2188 domain-containing protein, which translates to MAKLPRFSLSYNDKNKKWELKREGSGEVVKRFKTKANATKGGVLERAVKKMGSVRIRKRDGKIQEERTYPRSMDPRGRG; encoded by the coding sequence ATGGCGAAGTTGCCGAGATTCTCGCTCAGCTACAACGACAAGAACAAGAAGTGGGAGCTGAAGCGTGAGGGTTCTGGAGAAGTCGTAAAACGATTCAAGACCAAGGCCAACGCGACCAAGGGCGGCGTCTTGGAGCGGGCCGTCAAGAAGATGGGCTCGGTGCGGATCAGAAAGCGCGACGGCAAGATTCAAGAAGAGCGTACCTATCCGCGCAGCATGGACCCGCGCGGACGCGGCTAG
- a CDS encoding SOS response-associated peptidase → MCSRYDLTTPPEAVRAFFGYRDKPNFPPRDNIRPTEPIAVVLLDAEGERRFRLMRWGLLPHFVKDPKTFPTLFNARSEELLSKPSFRNAARRRRCLIPADGFYEWTGPKGQRRPYYLRPEPPQLFAFAGLYESWSEPEGGVIDTATILTCEPNATVAPLHNRMPVILAPDCYDAWLDTKDVSAEEALAMTGPAPDDLLEAIPLHGKVGAKPKSGTKGTTKDDKKKSSQPPLL, encoded by the coding sequence ATGTGCTCTCGTTACGATCTGACCACGCCACCGGAGGCCGTCCGCGCCTTTTTCGGCTATCGCGACAAGCCGAACTTTCCGCCGCGCGACAACATCCGGCCGACCGAACCGATCGCCGTCGTGCTTCTGGATGCTGAAGGCGAGCGGCGCTTCCGTCTGATGCGTTGGGGATTGCTGCCGCACTTCGTGAAGGACCCGAAGACGTTCCCGACCCTGTTCAATGCCAGGTCCGAGGAACTTCTCTCCAAGCCGTCGTTTCGCAATGCCGCGCGCCGCCGCCGCTGCTTGATTCCCGCCGACGGCTTTTACGAATGGACCGGACCCAAGGGACAGCGCCGTCCGTACTATCTGCGGCCGGAGCCGCCGCAGCTGTTCGCCTTCGCCGGGCTTTACGAAAGTTGGAGCGAGCCGGAAGGCGGCGTGATCGATACGGCGACGATTCTCACCTGCGAACCGAATGCGACGGTTGCCCCGCTGCACAACCGGATGCCCGTCATTCTCGCGCCCGACTGCTACGATGCGTGGCTCGATACGAAGGATGTCAGCGCCGAGGAAGCCCTTGCCATGACGGGCCCGGCACCCGACGATCTGCTGGAGGCGATTCCCTTGCATGGAAAAGTCGGCGCAAAGCCGAAGTCTGGAACGAAGGGAACGACAAAAGACGACAAGAAGAAGTCGTCACAGCCGCCGTTGCTTTAG
- a CDS encoding DNA-3-methyladenine glycosylase I, whose protein sequence is MSTGAPSRCPWPGTDPLYVAYHDEEWGVPEYDDRALYEKLILDGFQAGLAWITILRKRDAFRDAFDGFAPEKIARYNTKKVEALMGDAGIVRNRLKIEGAIKSAQVWLDMMESGPGFSAFLWDFVDGKPVINRFKSMRDVPAETPLSRAMSKELKARGFKFCGPTIVYAFMQATGLVNDHLTSCQRHKECAAL, encoded by the coding sequence ATGAGTACCGGCGCTCCCTCCCGCTGTCCTTGGCCCGGGACCGATCCGCTCTACGTGGCCTATCACGACGAGGAATGGGGCGTGCCCGAGTACGACGACCGCGCGCTCTACGAGAAACTCATCCTCGACGGCTTCCAGGCGGGCCTCGCCTGGATCACGATCTTGCGCAAGCGGGATGCTTTCCGTGACGCCTTCGATGGCTTCGCACCGGAAAAGATCGCCCGCTACAACACCAAGAAGGTGGAAGCGCTGATGGGCGATGCGGGCATTGTCCGCAACCGCCTCAAGATCGAAGGGGCCATCAAGTCCGCGCAAGTCTGGCTTGACATGATGGAGAGCGGCCCCGGCTTCTCGGCGTTCCTCTGGGACTTCGTGGACGGAAAGCCGGTAATCAACCGCTTCAAGTCAATGCGCGACGTCCCCGCCGAAACACCCTTGTCGCGCGCGATGTCGAAGGAACTGAAAGCGCGGGGCTTCAAGTTCTGCGGCCCCACCATCGTCTATGCCTTCATGCAAGCGACAGGGCTCGTCAACGATCACCTGACGAGTTGCCAGCGGCACAAGGAATGCGCCGCCCTTTAA
- a CDS encoding YgfZ/GcvT domain-containing protein, producing the protein MSHREQEICHTTSLTDRGVLRVSGADAKTFLQGLVTNDLNKTDDGGAIFAGFLSPQGKILFDFFVLPDGDGFLIEAPVESLDALAKRLSFYKLRSAVTVEAEPAWTVAAAWGGTPALPDGSIAFADPRLPELGLRILLRDGSVLDEAVGAPASEADYLAHRIALGVPEGGPDYAYGDTFPHEALYDQLDGVDFKKGCYVGQEVVSRMQHRGTARKRVVPVDGDAPLEPGAEVVAGAVPLGAIGSAHGSHGLALLRLDRLGSAKAKGTTPQAGSTTITVRLPAFATFELPVAESV; encoded by the coding sequence ATGAGTCATCGCGAACAAGAAATCTGCCACACAACCTCCCTGACCGACCGCGGGGTGTTGCGCGTTTCCGGCGCCGACGCCAAGACGTTCCTGCAGGGCTTGGTCACCAACGACTTGAACAAGACCGATGACGGCGGCGCCATCTTCGCGGGGTTCTTGTCGCCGCAAGGAAAAATCCTGTTCGATTTCTTCGTGCTGCCGGACGGGGACGGCTTTCTGATCGAGGCGCCTGTGGAAAGTCTCGACGCCCTCGCAAAACGGCTGTCGTTCTACAAGTTACGTTCGGCCGTCACCGTCGAAGCAGAACCCGCATGGACCGTCGCGGCGGCCTGGGGCGGCACGCCCGCTCTGCCCGATGGCTCCATAGCCTTCGCCGACCCCCGGCTGCCGGAGCTTGGCCTGCGTATCCTCTTGCGGGACGGCAGTGTCTTGGACGAAGCGGTCGGCGCTCCGGCGAGCGAGGCCGACTACCTCGCTCACCGCATTGCCCTCGGCGTTCCGGAAGGCGGACCTGATTACGCCTATGGCGATACCTTTCCGCACGAGGCACTCTACGATCAGCTGGACGGCGTGGACTTCAAGAAGGGCTGCTATGTAGGCCAGGAGGTCGTTTCCCGCATGCAGCATCGCGGCACGGCGCGAAAACGCGTGGTCCCCGTCGACGGCGATGCTCCCTTGGAGCCGGGCGCCGAGGTGGTGGCCGGCGCCGTGCCATTGGGCGCTATCGGCTCTGCGCACGGATCCCATGGGCTGGCCTTGCTCCGGCTCGACCGGCTGGGTTCGGCCAAGGCGAAGGGCACGACCCCGCAGGCCGGAAGCACGACGATCACCGTCCGCCTTCCCGCGTTCGCGACATTCGAGTTGCCGGTGGCCGAGAGCGTATGA
- a CDS encoding TIGR02301 family protein, with protein MALLLCGLFWAGTGTVAYVPPANAQFFWFFDKQKPKKQRRAAPRRGYDLPKVTPPAEEVLAPPPPDDRPYDENLMRLAEILGAVHYLRELCGAGEGQLWRDQMNEILRNEGTTAVRRAKLVNKFNDGYRGYRRTYRTCTESATRAASRFSTEGAELATALSQTSVFASASQPRVQATQSDDGPNAARN; from the coding sequence TTGGCACTGCTTCTGTGCGGGCTCTTTTGGGCCGGTACGGGCACCGTGGCCTATGTTCCGCCTGCAAATGCTCAGTTTTTCTGGTTCTTCGACAAGCAAAAGCCGAAGAAGCAGCGCCGTGCCGCGCCGCGCCGGGGTTACGACCTCCCGAAAGTGACGCCGCCGGCGGAAGAAGTGCTGGCCCCGCCGCCGCCCGACGATCGGCCTTATGACGAGAATCTGATGCGTTTGGCCGAAATTCTGGGTGCGGTTCACTATCTGCGCGAACTCTGCGGCGCCGGCGAGGGGCAGCTCTGGCGCGATCAGATGAACGAGATCCTGCGAAACGAAGGGACGACAGCCGTCCGCCGCGCCAAGCTGGTCAACAAGTTCAACGACGGGTACCGGGGCTACCGCCGGACCTACCGGACCTGCACCGAGTCGGCCACGCGGGCCGCCAGCCGCTTCTCGACGGAAGGCGCCGAACTCGCGACCGCGCTGTCGCAAACGTCCGTGTTTGCGAGCGCTTCTCAGCCGCGGGTTCAGGCCACGCAGTCTGACGACGGCCCGAACGCGGCCAGAAATTAA
- a CDS encoding exodeoxyribonuclease VII small subunit: MAKSSGTADISTLSFEDALKELETIVDRLEKGDVELEASISIYERGEALRAHCDKLLRSAEARVEKITLNQDGTPNGVEPLDVED, translated from the coding sequence ATGGCTAAATCGTCCGGCACTGCTGATATCTCCACATTGAGCTTCGAAGACGCGCTGAAAGAGCTCGAGACCATCGTCGACCGCCTCGAAAAGGGCGATGTCGAACTCGAAGCATCGATTTCGATCTACGAGCGGGGCGAGGCCCTGCGCGCTCATTGCGATAAATTGCTCCGCAGCGCCGAGGCGCGCGTGGAAAAAATCACCCTCAATCAGGACGGCACGCCGAACGGCGTCGAGCCGCTTGATGTGGAGGACTAA
- a CDS encoding LysE family translocator, whose translation MLSAIQLVLAGLGIGLLMAAPIGPVNVLVIQRAVANGFWGGLAAGIGAVLGDGLLAAAGAFSIAAISDVILAYGDTIQLIGGVLLVAFGVALLVTRPVMTTPPHERSHILEHMGIIPQTFILTVTNPGAVLGMAAMIGGLGSLIGGLNTNLEALILVAAVMGGSLLWWLGLSELIATIRHKLTDNRLKLINRIAGLVLLGFGVALIVEIGVRYFR comes from the coding sequence GTGCTGTCCGCCATCCAGCTCGTGCTTGCCGGGCTGGGAATAGGCTTGTTGATGGCGGCGCCGATCGGGCCCGTGAATGTCCTTGTGATCCAGCGGGCCGTGGCCAACGGCTTTTGGGGCGGTCTCGCAGCAGGCATCGGCGCCGTTCTTGGCGATGGCCTCCTCGCGGCTGCGGGCGCGTTCAGTATCGCGGCGATTTCGGATGTGATCCTCGCCTACGGCGATACGATTCAATTGATCGGTGGCGTGCTTCTCGTGGCGTTCGGCGTCGCGCTCCTTGTGACGCGGCCAGTGATGACAACCCCGCCCCACGAGCGCTCCCACATTCTCGAGCACATGGGCATCATCCCCCAGACCTTCATCCTGACCGTCACGAATCCCGGCGCGGTGTTGGGCATGGCGGCCATGATCGGCGGTCTGGGATCGCTCATCGGCGGCCTCAACACCAATCTGGAGGCGCTGATTCTCGTCGCCGCAGTGATGGGTGGCAGCCTGTTGTGGTGGCTCGGCCTGTCCGAACTGATCGCCACGATCCGCCACAAGCTGACGGACAACCGGCTGAAACTGATCAATCGGATCGCCGGTCTTGTTCTGCTCGGTTTCGGGGTCGCTCTGATCGTCGAGATCGGAGTGCGGTATTTCCGCTAG
- a CDS encoding L-threonylcarbamoyladenylate synthase, with protein sequence MPVLPATDETIARAAQALAAGRLVAFPTETVYGLGAAPGRRTAVAKIFAAKDRPQFNPLIVHVPDLETAESLAEFGTEARALAAAFWPGPLTIVALKRPEGGIADLVTAGLGTVALRVPAHPVARALLTGALPIAAPSANRSGRISPTEAGHVAAELGDIPDVILDGGPCARGLESTVVSVVGEHPILLRLGAVPRSEIEAVLGHPIDLAAQDAPIASPGQLERHYAPQTPVRLNATTIEPGEALLAFGPNVPDGADTTINLSPAGDLNEAAARLFAALRSLDESGARAIAVMPIPDDGLGEAINDRLRRAAKAR encoded by the coding sequence ATGCCTGTTCTTCCCGCCACAGACGAAACCATCGCCCGCGCGGCTCAAGCGCTCGCCGCCGGCCGCCTCGTCGCATTTCCGACCGAGACCGTCTATGGCCTTGGCGCCGCGCCCGGGAGGCGAACGGCCGTCGCCAAGATCTTCGCCGCGAAGGACCGGCCTCAATTCAACCCGCTGATCGTGCATGTGCCGGATCTGGAAACGGCCGAGAGCTTGGCCGAGTTCGGCACCGAGGCACGGGCGCTTGCCGCCGCCTTCTGGCCCGGGCCCTTGACGATCGTGGCGCTGAAACGGCCCGAAGGTGGGATTGCCGATCTGGTCACGGCCGGGCTCGGCACGGTCGCGTTGCGGGTTCCCGCCCACCCTGTCGCGCGCGCCCTTCTCACAGGCGCGCTGCCGATAGCCGCGCCCAGCGCCAACCGCTCGGGCCGCATCAGCCCGACGGAAGCCGGCCATGTGGCGGCGGAGCTCGGCGACATTCCAGACGTTATTCTGGACGGCGGTCCTTGCGCGCGCGGCCTTGAGTCCACCGTCGTGAGCGTTGTGGGCGAGCACCCAATCCTGCTGCGCCTCGGCGCGGTGCCGCGGTCCGAGATCGAGGCTGTCCTGGGTCACCCCATCGACCTTGCGGCGCAAGACGCGCCGATCGCCTCACCCGGTCAGCTCGAACGCCACTACGCGCCGCAAACGCCCGTACGGCTCAACGCGACCACCATCGAGCCCGGCGAGGCGCTGCTAGCATTTGGTCCTAATGTTCCCGACGGCGCGGATACAACGATCAATCTCAGCCCCGCGGGCGACCTCAATGAGGCCGCCGCGCGCCTCTTCGCGGCGCTGCGCAGCCTCGACGAAAGCGGTGCGCGCGCCATCGCCGTCATGCCCATTCCCGACGACGGACTTGGGGAAGCGATCAACGACCGCTTGCGGCGTGCCGCCAAGGCGCGGTAG
- a CDS encoding FAD-binding oxidoreductase yields the protein MSPDARPTTKLQPPSAETLTTLETIVGEQYALRDPKDMAPYLTEWRDRYRGKAAIVVKPGSTDEVAAVLKCANDARAAVVPQGGNTGLWAPRSPMESGSQIVLSLERLAHIRDVDLASNTMTVEAGLTLADAQQRAETVGRLFPLSLSSEGSCQIGGVLSTNAGGLAVLAYGNARDLALGLEVVLADGRVWHGLKGLRKDNTGYDLKNLFIGAEGTLGVITAAVLRLFPRPAERVTCMAGLGDLESATELLARMRDAAGPMLTAFEILPRIGLDFAIKHGTGLHDPLRAPHAWYVLLEVSSPLAGATVHDLVQTQLAGAIESGVIEDAVLTTSDRQTGELWKLREVMSEVQKYEGGSIKHDVSVPIAHVPEFIVRANDLVELMIPGARPVPFGHLGDGNIHYNVSQPVGMDKDVYLANWEALNAAVHEIVLDLGGSISAEHGIGRMKRDLLPHAKGAVAIDLMKSIKASFDPNGILNPGKLL from the coding sequence ATGAGCCCTGACGCCCGTCCCACGACAAAGCTGCAACCGCCCTCGGCAGAGACGCTCACCACGCTTGAGACCATTGTCGGGGAGCAATATGCGCTGCGCGATCCCAAGGACATGGCGCCTTACCTCACCGAGTGGCGCGACCGCTATCGCGGAAAGGCGGCAATTGTCGTTAAGCCCGGCTCGACGGACGAGGTCGCGGCGGTGCTGAAATGCGCCAACGACGCGCGGGCCGCCGTCGTGCCGCAAGGCGGCAACACGGGCCTGTGGGCGCCCAGATCCCCGATGGAGAGCGGCAGCCAGATCGTCCTCTCGCTGGAGCGTCTCGCGCATATTCGCGACGTGGACCTAGCCAGCAACACGATGACGGTCGAAGCCGGACTGACGCTAGCCGATGCCCAGCAACGTGCCGAGACCGTCGGGCGCCTGTTTCCTTTGAGCCTCTCCTCCGAGGGAAGCTGCCAAATCGGCGGCGTCCTTTCGACGAACGCGGGCGGCCTGGCCGTGCTTGCGTACGGGAACGCGCGGGATCTCGCGCTCGGGCTCGAAGTCGTTCTCGCGGACGGGCGCGTGTGGCACGGCCTCAAAGGCTTACGCAAAGACAACACGGGCTACGACCTGAAGAATCTTTTCATCGGTGCGGAAGGAACGCTCGGCGTGATCACGGCAGCGGTCTTGCGCCTGTTTCCCCGTCCCGCCGAGAGGGTCACCTGTATGGCGGGCTTGGGCGACCTCGAAAGCGCGACCGAGCTTCTGGCCCGGATGCGCGACGCGGCCGGGCCAATGCTCACCGCCTTCGAGATCCTGCCGCGCATCGGTCTCGACTTCGCGATCAAACACGGTACGGGACTTCATGATCCGCTCAGAGCCCCCCACGCCTGGTACGTCCTTCTCGAGGTTTCCAGCCCCCTCGCCGGCGCAACGGTCCATGACCTTGTGCAGACGCAACTCGCCGGCGCTATCGAATCCGGGGTGATCGAAGACGCCGTCCTGACGACGTCCGACCGGCAGACGGGTGAGCTGTGGAAGCTGCGCGAGGTCATGAGCGAAGTTCAGAAATACGAAGGCGGCAGCATCAAGCACGACGTGTCCGTTCCCATCGCACATGTGCCTGAGTTTATTGTTCGGGCCAACGATCTCGTGGAGCTGATGATCCCCGGCGCCCGGCCCGTTCCCTTCGGACATCTCGGCGACGGCAACATCCACTACAACGTCAGTCAGCCCGTCGGCATGGACAAGGATGTGTATCTCGCGAATTGGGAGGCGCTCAATGCCGCGGTCCACGAGATCGTCCTCGATCTCGGCGGTTCGATCAGTGCCGAACACGGGATAGGGCGCATGAAGCGCGATCTCCTGCCCCACGCGAAAGGCGCGGTCGCGATCGACCTCATGAAATCGATCAAGGCCAGCTTCGATCCAAACGGCATCCTCAATCCAGGAAAACTTCTATGA
- a CDS encoding O-methyltransferase, protein MTQSAPPEKPPHMTQDDKWLAIDDYIVENFLEADPVLEAAQAACDAAGLPAIQVAPLQGKLLMMLARALQARKILEVGTLGGYSTIWLARGLAEGGHVTTLELDPRHAEIAQANFENAGLGDKITVRVGPALDSMAALHTEGAGPFDLIFIDADKPSTPDYFDWAVKLARPGSFIVVDNVVREGAILAAQSDNKHVKGLRAFYARAAADPRVTATAFQTVGHKGHDGLAIVQVTQAPSD, encoded by the coding sequence ATGACCCAATCCGCGCCGCCCGAGAAGCCGCCTCATATGACTCAGGACGACAAGTGGCTCGCGATCGACGACTATATCGTCGAGAACTTCCTAGAGGCCGATCCGGTCCTCGAGGCCGCGCAAGCCGCCTGCGACGCGGCGGGCCTTCCGGCGATTCAGGTCGCGCCCCTGCAGGGCAAGCTGCTGATGATGCTCGCCCGGGCCTTGCAGGCGCGCAAGATTTTGGAAGTGGGCACGCTCGGCGGCTACAGCACGATCTGGCTCGCGCGCGGCCTTGCAGAGGGCGGCCATGTGACGACGCTCGAACTCGACCCTCGCCATGCCGAAATCGCCCAAGCCAATTTCGAAAACGCCGGCCTCGGCGACAAAATCACCGTCCGTGTGGGCCCTGCGCTCGACTCCATGGCCGCGTTGCACACGGAAGGTGCCGGGCCGTTCGACCTTATCTTCATCGACGCCGACAAGCCGAGCACGCCCGACTATTTCGACTGGGCGGTGAAGCTCGCCCGGCCCGGGTCGTTCATCGTGGTGGACAACGTGGTGCGCGAAGGTGCGATCCTCGCCGCGCAAAGCGACAACAAACACGTCAAAGGACTGCGTGCGTTCTATGCCCGCGCGGCCGCCGATCCGCGCGTGACCGCAACCGCGTTTCAGACCGTTGGACACAAGGGCCACGACGGCCTCGCGATCGTGCAGGTGACGCAAGCTCCATCGGACTAG
- a CDS encoding dihydroorotase, producing MAETFDILFKGGTVVNHTGEAPVDIGVRDGRIRAIGEIDASRADQTVDARGLHILPGVIDTQVHFREPGMEHKEDLETGSRAAVLGGVTAVFEMPNTSPPTTSAEALAAKVAAGTDRMHCDFAFFVGATARTPPISAELERLPGAAGIKIFAGSSTGDLLVEDDETLTQVFSTIRRRCSIHSELESRLRERLPIRRVGDPTSHYEWRDEVAALESTQRLLRLAQATGARIHILHVSTGAEMELLSHHKDVATVEVTPQHLTLAGPEDYERLGTKVQQNPPIRDRAHQDLLWWGLQQGVVDILGSDHAPHTLEEKAATYPATPSGMPGVQTLVPIMLDHVNAGRLSLARFVDLTSAGAQRLFGTTCKGRIAVGYDADFTVVDLKAERVIEDAWIGSKAGWTPFAGRKVQGWPIGTVIRGHLAMWEGELGAARGQAVRFDEGLPQSGTD from the coding sequence ATGGCTGAAACGTTCGACATCCTTTTCAAGGGCGGAACAGTAGTAAACCACACTGGCGAAGCCCCTGTCGATATCGGCGTGCGCGATGGGCGAATTCGCGCGATCGGCGAGATCGACGCAAGTCGCGCGGACCAGACGGTCGACGCGCGCGGCCTCCATATTCTGCCGGGCGTCATCGACACCCAGGTCCATTTCCGCGAGCCCGGTATGGAGCACAAGGAGGACCTGGAAACGGGCAGCCGCGCCGCGGTTTTGGGCGGCGTCACGGCCGTTTTCGAGATGCCGAACACGAGCCCGCCCACCACGAGCGCCGAGGCGCTGGCCGCCAAGGTCGCCGCGGGCACCGATCGCATGCATTGCGACTTTGCGTTTTTCGTCGGCGCGACCGCGAGAACGCCGCCGATCTCGGCCGAGCTCGAACGGCTTCCGGGCGCCGCGGGCATCAAGATCTTCGCGGGCTCCTCCACGGGCGATCTTCTGGTCGAGGATGACGAAACCCTCACGCAAGTGTTCTCCACCATTCGCCGCCGCTGCTCGATCCACTCGGAGCTCGAGTCCCGCTTGCGGGAACGGCTTCCGATCCGGCGCGTGGGCGACCCGACCAGCCATTACGAGTGGCGGGATGAAGTGGCTGCCCTCGAGTCTACGCAGCGTCTCCTGAGGCTGGCCCAGGCGACGGGCGCGCGAATCCACATCCTGCATGTCTCGACGGGCGCCGAGATGGAGCTGCTGTCGCACCACAAGGACGTGGCGACGGTTGAGGTCACGCCGCAACACCTGACGCTTGCCGGTCCGGAGGACTATGAGCGCCTCGGGACCAAGGTTCAGCAGAACCCGCCCATCCGGGATCGGGCGCATCAGGACCTGTTGTGGTGGGGACTGCAACAGGGCGTTGTCGATATCCTGGGATCGGACCACGCCCCGCATACGCTCGAAGAGAAGGCGGCCACCTATCCCGCAACGCCGTCCGGCATGCCCGGCGTGCAGACGCTGGTGCCGATCATGCTCGACCACGTCAACGCTGGCCGGCTCAGCCTCGCCCGTTTCGTCGACCTCACCAGTGCGGGCGCGCAGCGCCTCTTCGGAACCACATGCAAGGGCCGCATCGCCGTCGGGTACGACGCCGATTTCACGGTCGTCGATCTCAAGGCCGAACGCGTCATCGAGGACGCGTGGATCGGCAGCAAGGCCGGCTGGACGCCCTTCGCAGGCCGGAAGGTGCAAGGCTGGCCGATCGGCACCGTGATCCGGGGGCATCTGGCCATGTGGGAAGGCGAACTCGGCGCGGCACGCGGTCAGGCCGTGCGCTTCGACGAGGGGTTGCCGCAGAGCGGCACGGACTAA
- a CDS encoding polyphosphate kinase 2 family protein, which yields MLPDKILDRYRVTKGDSFKLKDYDPDDSGNVDFSKKDGEELLELGVKRLSRLQQRLYAEGRWAVLMVLRGIDTAGKDGIIKHVLTGVNPQGVTVHSFKQPSHLELAHDYLWRAYRALPQRGHLGIFNRSYYEDVLVVRVHPDLLQNQNLPPELVTKDIWKERYQDINDFERHLSRNGTLPIKFFLNISRKEQRERLLARLEDPDKIWKFSAADVAERRLWDKYQNVYEEMIRSTATEHSPWYVVPCNKKWFARLVVAGVLSEHIKSLDPSFPKMSSEDAAEIDAAHKELLDEGK from the coding sequence ATGCTGCCAGACAAGATTCTCGATCGGTACCGCGTCACCAAGGGCGACAGTTTCAAGCTCAAGGACTACGACCCCGACGATTCGGGCAATGTCGACTTCAGCAAGAAGGACGGCGAGGAACTGCTCGAGCTCGGCGTCAAGCGTTTGTCTCGACTCCAGCAGCGCCTTTACGCGGAAGGCCGCTGGGCGGTGCTTATGGTGCTGCGAGGGATCGATACGGCCGGCAAGGACGGCATCATCAAACACGTGCTCACGGGCGTGAATCCGCAAGGGGTCACGGTGCATTCCTTCAAGCAGCCGAGTCATTTGGAGTTGGCGCATGATTATCTGTGGCGCGCCTATCGCGCATTACCCCAGCGCGGCCACCTCGGCATCTTCAACCGGTCCTACTACGAAGATGTGCTCGTGGTGCGCGTGCACCCGGATCTGCTTCAGAACCAGAACCTGCCGCCCGAACTCGTCACGAAGGACATTTGGAAAGAGCGCTATCAGGACATCAACGATTTCGAGCGGCATTTGTCGCGAAACGGAACGCTGCCGATCAAGTTCTTCCTGAACATCTCAAGGAAGGAGCAGCGGGAGCGCCTGCTCGCGCGCTTGGAGGATCCCGACAAGATCTGGAAGTTTTCGGCCGCCGACGTCGCCGAGCGCAGGCTGTGGGACAAGTACCAGAACGTCTATGAGGAAATGATCCGCAGTACGGCGACGGAGCACTCTCCCTGGTACGTGGTGCCCTGTAACAAGAAGTGGTTCGCCCGGCTTGTCGTCGCCGGCGTGCTGTCCGAACACATCAAATCGCTCGATCCCAGCTTCCCGAAAATGTCCAGCGAGGACGCGGCGGAGATTGATGCCGCGCACAAGGAGCTCCTGGACGAGGGGAAATAG
- a CDS encoding histone deacetylase family protein has product MTTLLLTHPACLAHDTGYGHPEQADRLRAIERTLSAEDFADLKRQEAPLAELSAIERLHPKAYVADVRAAIPKQLHSWLDPDTVVSPGSWEAALRATGAVLHGVDQVVAGKADNAFCAVRPPGHHAEPSRAMGFCLFNSVAVAALHAREAHGAERVAVIDFDVHHGNGTQAAFWTDEDLFYGSTHQMPLFPGTGAKDETGVGNIWNAPLAPGDGGEDFRAAYSTQIAPALDAFAPDFVLVSAGFDAHLRDPLAQLRLQEDDFAWITEQLLEVAAKHSGGKLVSTLEGGYDLDALASSAAVHVKTLMGA; this is encoded by the coding sequence ATGACGACGTTGCTTCTCACGCACCCGGCCTGCCTCGCGCACGACACGGGTTACGGCCATCCGGAGCAAGCCGACCGCTTGCGCGCCATCGAGCGGACCCTTAGCGCCGAGGACTTTGCGGATTTGAAGCGGCAGGAGGCCCCGCTGGCCGAGCTGTCTGCGATCGAACGCCTGCACCCCAAGGCCTATGTCGCCGACGTTCGGGCCGCGATTCCCAAACAACTCCACAGCTGGCTGGACCCGGACACGGTGGTGTCGCCGGGGAGCTGGGAGGCGGCCTTGCGGGCGACGGGAGCCGTGCTCCATGGGGTGGACCAGGTGGTGGCCGGCAAGGCGGACAATGCCTTCTGTGCCGTACGCCCGCCGGGCCATCATGCCGAACCGTCCCGCGCCATGGGCTTCTGCCTCTTCAATTCCGTCGCCGTCGCAGCGTTGCATGCACGCGAGGCCCATGGTGCCGAGCGCGTGGCCGTGATCGACTTCGATGTCCACCATGGCAACGGCACCCAGGCCGCGTTCTGGACCGACGAGGACCTTTTCTACGGCTCGACCCATCAAATGCCCTTGTTTCCGGGGACAGGGGCCAAGGACGAGACGGGCGTCGGCAATATCTGGAACGCGCCGCTCGCCCCCGGAGACGGCGGCGAGGACTTCCGGGCGGCGTACTCGACGCAAATTGCCCCGGCGCTCGACGCATTTGCCCCTGACTTCGTGCTTGTCTCGGCCGGTTTCGATGCCCATTTGAGGGACCCGTTGGCCCAACTCCGCCTGCAGGAGGACGATTTTGCTTGGATCACGGAGCAGTTGCTGGAAGTCGCGGCGAAACATTCGGGCGGCAAACTCGTTTCTACTCTGGAGGGCGGTTACGATCTCGATGCCCTGGCCTCGTCCGCCGCTGTCCACGTCAAGACGCTGATGGGCGCTTGA